The Haloplanus salinarum genome includes a region encoding these proteins:
- the hemG gene encoding protoporphyrinogen oxidase codes for MPERAPRGMTVGIVGAGITGLALSEFCRERGVDTVAFEASSEPGGVIRSTRVDGRVLEHGPQRTRLTDGLETLIDACGLRSDLRVADADLPLYVYADGRLRQVPLSMGAFMRTDLLSATGKLRMLAEPLTEGARDDETAADYFTRKFGDEAYHNMIAPLFGGIYGSDPAEMPGEYALRTVRRMERSGSLVRAALRRRLQGKEREAPISFADGMAQLPRALYERNADRVHLETPVEGIATQGAGYRLDTAAGDRVVDEVVVTARADVTAGLLDTVDPESARALRRLYYNPLAYVHLASEADPAGFGYQVRHDESLRTLGVTWNASLFDRDGVYTCFLGGMKRPGLVDRPDDELGRVAREEFETVMGASAEVLNVTRHPRGMPAYDGSWTAMESVDPPEGITLATNYTGRMGVPARVREAERLAGRFAESETATAAVAGA; via the coding sequence GTGCCTGAACGCGCCCCACGAGGCATGACGGTCGGTATCGTCGGCGCCGGCATCACGGGGCTCGCGCTCTCGGAGTTCTGCCGCGAGCGCGGCGTCGACACCGTCGCCTTCGAGGCGTCGTCGGAGCCCGGCGGGGTGATCCGATCGACCCGCGTCGACGGACGTGTCCTCGAACACGGCCCTCAGCGCACCCGGTTGACCGACGGGCTGGAGACACTGATCGACGCCTGTGGCCTCCGCTCCGACCTGCGGGTCGCCGACGCCGACCTCCCCCTCTACGTCTATGCCGACGGTCGACTCCGGCAGGTTCCACTCTCGATGGGGGCGTTCATGCGGACCGACCTGCTCTCGGCGACGGGGAAACTCCGGATGCTCGCCGAGCCGTTGACCGAGGGTGCCCGCGACGACGAGACGGCGGCCGACTACTTCACCCGGAAGTTCGGCGACGAGGCCTACCACAACATGATCGCGCCGCTGTTCGGCGGCATCTACGGCTCCGACCCCGCGGAGATGCCCGGCGAGTACGCCCTGCGGACGGTACGCCGGATGGAACGCTCCGGCAGCCTCGTCCGCGCCGCGCTCCGCCGGCGACTCCAGGGGAAAGAGCGGGAGGCGCCCATCTCCTTCGCCGACGGCATGGCACAGCTTCCCCGAGCGCTCTACGAGCGCAACGCCGACCGGGTGCACCTGGAGACGCCGGTGGAGGGTATCGCGACCCAGGGGGCGGGCTACCGCCTCGACACCGCTGCCGGGGACCGCGTCGTCGACGAGGTGGTCGTTACCGCGCGCGCGGACGTGACCGCCGGCCTCCTCGATACCGTCGATCCGGAGAGCGCCCGCGCGCTCCGCCGGCTCTACTACAACCCGCTCGCGTACGTCCACCTCGCCTCGGAGGCCGACCCCGCGGGGTTCGGCTACCAGGTCCGCCACGACGAGTCGCTCCGGACCCTCGGCGTGACCTGGAACGCCAGCCTGTTCGACCGTGACGGCGTCTACACTTGCTTCCTCGGGGGGATGAAACGGCCGGGGCTGGTCGACCGCCCGGACGACGAGCTCGGGCGGGTCGCCCGCGAGGAGTTCGAGACGGTGATGGGGGCGTCCGCCGAGGTACTGAACGTCACCCGCCATCCCCGCGGGATGCCCGCCTACGACGGCTCGTGGACGGCCATGGAGTCGGTCGACCCGCCGGAGGGCATCACGCTGGCCACCAACTACACCGGACGGATGGGCGTCCCGGCGCGGGTCCGGGAGGCCGAACGGCTCGCCGGCCGGTTCGCGGAGTCGGAGACGGCGACGGCCGCCGTCGCCGGGGCGTAG
- a CDS encoding winged helix-turn-helix transcriptional regulator: MAIGTGSDTETCYVIDSLEQIGSQWRLAVLHDLQEGEKRFNELKRSTGASSRTLSRVVDDLQEMGFVDRRLEEDAPVATYYSLTEKGESLCPVFDAIGDWAREWVAEEELEA; this comes from the coding sequence ATGGCTATCGGAACGGGCAGCGACACGGAGACGTGTTACGTCATCGACTCGCTCGAACAGATCGGCTCGCAGTGGCGACTGGCGGTCCTACACGACCTGCAGGAGGGCGAGAAGCGGTTCAACGAACTCAAACGCTCCACCGGTGCGAGTTCGCGAACGCTCTCCCGGGTCGTCGACGACCTACAGGAGATGGGCTTCGTCGACCGGCGACTGGAGGAGGACGCCCCGGTGGCGACGTACTACTCGCTGACCGAGAAGGGGGAGTCGCTCTGTCCGGTGTTCGACGCCATCGGGGACTGGGCGCGGGAGTGGGTCGCCGAGGAGGAACTGGAGGCCTGA
- a CDS encoding ATP-binding protein yields the protein MTDITTESRISVLHVDTDPSVADRLDRADPRLSVRTATAAADALATLDDAPSPPVDCLVSEYDLPGTDGLGLLDAVRERRPDLPVVLYTDAGDEGIASDAIAAGVTDYVPKRRGPDRLADRLRDAVEGAGPDRAAPDRDAQYRRLFEDAPVMYVVFRDVNGEPVVADCNDRFLDRLGYDPDAVFGRSIWDLYAQSSMPDAVEGFDRGREGTFGHQERTLIAADGNHVETLFRASPRVNADGEVIGTLGLYVDITENKRRERTLERLHDVTRSLVRAADRTEVAETVVDAVRDVLGYPRNLVRLVDDDGAELPPVAITDEAAATLGERPHYAVGEGTAGRAFADDETLVYDDVRTVDDGYDRSGVRAAMFVPIGDHGVLSVGSTEAGAFDAADVHLAEVFAANAGTALTLLDRTRELERQNERLTDFASVVSHDLRTPLSVVDGSLELARERYGDDADLARAARSLDRGFDLIEELLTLARGADTLSPEPLSLRSAAAACWESLATDDDETLVADDATIRADEAAFRRLLENLLGNCVAHGATDAGVTVTVGLLADDRGLYVADDGPGIDDDVGDDVFEVGFTTDDGGTGLGLAIVERIAQEHGWTVGLGEADGARFEIEGVDVVSA from the coding sequence ATGACCGACATAACGACCGAGTCCCGGATTTCGGTTCTCCACGTCGACACCGATCCCTCGGTCGCCGACCGTCTGGACCGGGCCGATCCCCGGTTGTCGGTCCGGACGGCCACCGCCGCCGCCGACGCGCTCGCCACCCTCGACGACGCGCCCTCCCCGCCGGTCGACTGCCTGGTGAGCGAGTACGACCTCCCCGGGACGGACGGGCTCGGACTGCTCGACGCCGTCCGGGAGCGCCGTCCCGACCTTCCGGTGGTGCTCTACACCGACGCGGGCGACGAGGGGATCGCCAGCGACGCCATCGCCGCCGGCGTCACCGACTACGTCCCGAAGCGACGCGGCCCCGACCGACTCGCGGACCGCCTCCGTGACGCGGTCGAGGGCGCGGGGCCCGATCGAGCCGCACCCGACCGGGACGCCCAGTACCGGCGACTCTTCGAGGACGCGCCGGTGATGTACGTGGTCTTCCGGGACGTGAACGGCGAACCCGTCGTCGCGGACTGCAACGACCGCTTTCTCGACCGACTCGGCTACGACCCCGACGCAGTGTTCGGCCGATCGATCTGGGATCTCTACGCCCAGTCGTCGATGCCCGACGCCGTCGAGGGGTTCGACCGCGGGCGCGAGGGCACCTTCGGTCACCAGGAGCGGACGCTGATCGCTGCGGACGGCAATCACGTCGAGACGCTGTTTCGCGCCAGCCCGCGGGTGAACGCCGACGGCGAGGTGATCGGGACGCTCGGCCTCTACGTCGACATCACGGAGAACAAACGGCGGGAACGGACGCTGGAGCGTCTCCACGACGTGACGCGGTCGCTCGTCCGCGCCGCGGACCGGACCGAGGTGGCGGAGACCGTCGTCGACGCGGTGCGCGACGTCCTCGGCTACCCGCGGAACCTGGTCCGTCTCGTCGACGACGACGGGGCCGAACTCCCGCCGGTCGCGATCACCGACGAGGCCGCGGCGACGCTCGGCGAGCGGCCACATTACGCGGTCGGCGAGGGGACCGCCGGGCGCGCCTTCGCCGACGACGAGACGCTCGTCTACGACGACGTGCGGACCGTCGACGACGGCTACGACCGGTCCGGCGTCCGCGCGGCGATGTTCGTCCCCATCGGCGATCACGGCGTGTTGAGCGTCGGGAGCACGGAGGCCGGCGCCTTCGACGCCGCCGACGTCCACCTCGCGGAGGTGTTCGCCGCCAACGCCGGCACGGCGCTGACGCTCCTCGACCGCACCCGTGAGCTCGAACGGCAGAACGAGCGGCTGACCGACTTCGCCAGCGTCGTCTCACACGACCTCCGGACGCCACTCTCGGTCGTCGACGGCTCGCTCGAACTCGCCCGCGAGCGGTACGGCGACGACGCGGACCTCGCCCGCGCCGCCCGGTCGCTCGACCGCGGGTTCGACCTCATCGAGGAACTGCTGACGCTCGCCCGCGGCGCCGACACGCTCTCCCCCGAACCCCTCTCCCTGCGGTCGGCGGCCGCGGCGTGCTGGGAGTCCCTCGCGACCGACGACGACGAAACGCTCGTCGCCGACGACGCGACGATCCGCGCCGACGAGGCCGCGTTCCGCCGCCTGCTGGAGAACCTCCTCGGCAACTGCGTGGCACACGGCGCGACCGACGCCGGCGTGACCGTCACCGTCGGCCTCCTCGCGGACGACCGGGGGCTCTACGTCGCCGACGACGGGCCGGGAATCGACGACGACGTCGGCGATGACGTCTTCGAGGTGGGGTTCACCACCGACGACGGGGGGACGGGCCTGGGGCTGGCCATCGTCGAACGGATCGCACAGGAACACGGGTGGACCGTCGGCCTCGGCGAGGCGGACGGCGCTCGGTTCGAGATCGAGGGCGTCGACGTCGTGTCGGCCTAG
- a CDS encoding bacteriorhodopsin — MISSVSTWAALGAVGMVLGTLAPLWGLRNDPERREHYLVLAGVTGVAAVAYTLMSLGIGDVAVSGRIVSLPRYVDWLITTPLILLFLAMLGNTGRGSLGRLIVADITLLVLGAVAVAIPGRIRWLAFVGGLAAFGVLVYELYVRIPRLASFTNERARTLFVTLRNLTIALWTLYPLVWVLAPSGVGLLTRDMTMLVIAYLDLISKAAFVVLAVDGMDALADAARGATGADPVATDGGDASDAETAD, encoded by the coding sequence ATGATCTCCTCCGTCTCGACTTGGGCGGCCCTCGGCGCCGTCGGCATGGTCCTCGGCACCTTGGCGCCGCTGTGGGGGCTCCGCAACGACCCCGAACGCCGCGAACATTACCTCGTGCTCGCCGGCGTCACCGGCGTCGCGGCCGTCGCGTACACCCTGATGTCGCTCGGGATCGGCGACGTCGCCGTCTCCGGACGGATCGTCTCCCTGCCCCGCTACGTCGACTGGCTGATCACGACCCCCCTTATCCTCCTCTTCCTCGCGATGCTCGGGAACACGGGGCGCGGGTCGCTCGGCCGCCTGATCGTCGCCGACATCACCCTGCTCGTCCTCGGCGCGGTGGCCGTCGCCATCCCCGGCCGGATCCGCTGGCTGGCCTTCGTCGGCGGCCTCGCCGCCTTCGGCGTGCTGGTGTACGAACTCTACGTGCGCATCCCGCGCCTGGCGTCGTTCACGAACGAGCGGGCGCGCACCCTCTTCGTCACCCTCCGGAACCTGACCATCGCGCTCTGGACGCTCTACCCGCTCGTCTGGGTACTCGCACCCTCCGGCGTCGGGCTGCTCACCCGCGACATGACGATGCTGGTGATCGCCTACCTCGATCTGATCAGCAAGGCGGCGTTCGTCGTGCTGGCGGTCGACGGCATGGACGCCCTCGCCGACGCCGCCCGCGGGGCGACCGGCGCCGACCCCGTCGCGACCGACGGCGGCGACGCGTCCGACGCCGAAACCGCCGACTGA
- a CDS encoding DoxX family protein, which yields MNSDWNRRVVPGLLVALLVATRPVRAHVDYVTEGDDDGPTVVEFLTTVLSDPLHLALLGGGGVGVVVATAGWLRYGDHLRDVTVIRRTLRSYQPYLGWLLRLATGLPLMGAGFGGYFFSPVVTVEVRLVQITLAFLLLFGFATRLAAAAGLVTYLVGLATHFPTLLLASEYVAGFLGILVVGPGQPSADLLLRRLVLTDGTIMSRFRDTPTVPDLLSRAGVEKSVAPLFIRIFLGFNFAYLGVTEKWLDPGRALQVVEKYDLTAVLPVAPEMWVFGAGLGELVVGLCILTGTFTRSAAGAGFLILTTTLFGLPDDPVLAHVTLFGLTSALLITGSGPVALDRSVIPVLRTRFGRSPPDDPEVTTPAD from the coding sequence ATGAACAGCGACTGGAACCGCCGCGTCGTGCCGGGACTACTCGTGGCACTGCTCGTCGCCACGCGTCCCGTCAGGGCACACGTCGACTACGTCACGGAGGGGGACGACGACGGGCCCACGGTCGTCGAGTTCCTCACTACCGTCCTCTCGGACCCGCTTCACCTCGCGCTCCTCGGCGGCGGCGGCGTCGGCGTCGTCGTCGCGACGGCGGGGTGGCTCCGGTACGGCGACCACCTGCGGGACGTGACGGTGATCCGGCGGACGCTCCGCTCGTACCAGCCGTACCTCGGCTGGCTGTTGCGTCTCGCCACCGGCCTCCCGCTCATGGGCGCCGGCTTCGGCGGCTATTTCTTCTCGCCCGTCGTCACCGTCGAGGTGCGACTCGTCCAGATCACCCTCGCGTTCCTCCTCCTGTTCGGGTTCGCGACGCGGCTGGCGGCCGCCGCCGGCCTCGTCACCTACCTCGTCGGCCTAGCGACGCATTTCCCCACGCTCCTGCTCGCCTCCGAGTACGTCGCCGGCTTCCTCGGCATCCTCGTCGTCGGTCCCGGCCAGCCGAGCGCGGACCTCCTCCTGCGCCGGCTGGTTCTCACCGACGGCACGATAATGAGCCGGTTTCGCGACACACCGACCGTTCCGGACCTCCTCTCCAGGGCCGGTGTCGAGAAGTCCGTCGCGCCCCTGTTCATCCGGATCTTCCTCGGGTTCAACTTCGCGTACCTCGGCGTGACCGAGAAGTGGCTCGACCCGGGCCGGGCGCTCCAGGTCGTCGAGAAGTACGACCTCACGGCGGTCCTCCCGGTCGCTCCCGAGATGTGGGTGTTCGGCGCCGGCCTCGGCGAACTCGTCGTCGGCCTCTGTATCCTCACCGGCACCTTCACCCGGAGCGCCGCCGGCGCCGGCTTCCTCATCCTCACGACCACGCTCTTCGGCCTCCCGGACGACCCGGTGCTCGCCCACGTCACCCTCTTCGGCCTCACCTCGGCGCTCCTGATCACCGGGAGCGGGCCCGTCGCACTCGACCGCTCGGTGATCCCCGTGCTCCGGACGCGGTTCGGCCGTTCCCCCCCGGACGACCCCGAAGTGACGACGCCGGCCGACTGA
- the hemE gene encoding uroporphyrinogen decarboxylase yields MTHLLVRAARGERTERPPVWLMRQAGRHIPEYREIRADYEFREAIETPEVATRITLLPWELYEPDGVVMFSDILTVLEPLGFDYHLESGVGPVVENPVEGPADAERPRGSVAEDLDFVGSLLDNLVERVGSETAIIGFAGGPFTLASYAVAGGASRNHGPVRRFRARHPEAFRSLLSAFADVVREYLEYQADHGADVVQLFDTYAGVLSPADYREFVLPLHREILSDLSVPSIVFVRNMAGRLDSLDATGADVVGLDWTVDMAEARETLGDRPVQGNLDPQHLFGPTDFVRERTRAVIDAAGPRGHILNLGHGVDRDTPVESVRAFVETAKSISR; encoded by the coding sequence ATGACGCACCTCCTCGTCCGCGCGGCACGGGGCGAACGGACCGAACGGCCGCCCGTCTGGTTGATGCGACAGGCCGGCCGGCACATCCCCGAGTACCGCGAAATCCGCGCCGACTACGAGTTCCGCGAGGCCATCGAGACGCCGGAGGTGGCCACGCGGATCACCCTCCTGCCGTGGGAACTGTACGAACCCGATGGGGTGGTGATGTTCTCCGACATCCTGACCGTACTGGAGCCGCTGGGCTTCGACTACCACCTCGAGAGCGGCGTCGGCCCCGTCGTCGAGAACCCCGTCGAGGGGCCCGCGGACGCCGAGCGCCCCCGCGGATCGGTGGCCGAGGACCTCGACTTCGTCGGGTCGCTGCTCGACAACCTCGTCGAGCGGGTAGGCTCGGAGACGGCCATCATCGGCTTCGCCGGCGGCCCGTTCACCCTCGCCTCCTACGCCGTCGCCGGCGGCGCTTCACGGAACCACGGCCCGGTTCGGCGCTTCCGGGCGCGTCACCCCGAGGCGTTCCGCTCCCTCCTCTCGGCGTTCGCGGACGTGGTCCGGGAGTATCTGGAGTATCAGGCCGACCACGGCGCCGACGTGGTACAGCTGTTCGACACCTACGCGGGCGTGCTCTCGCCCGCTGACTACCGCGAGTTCGTCCTGCCGCTCCACCGCGAGATCCTGTCGGACCTCTCGGTGCCCTCCATCGTCTTCGTACGCAACATGGCCGGCCGCCTCGACAGCCTCGATGCGACCGGCGCCGACGTGGTCGGTCTCGACTGGACCGTCGACATGGCCGAGGCCCGGGAGACGCTCGGCGACCGGCCGGTCCAGGGCAACCTCGACCCCCAGCATCTCTTCGGCCCGACCGACTTCGTCCGCGAGCGGACGCGGGCGGTGATCGACGCCGCGGGGCCGCGCGGGCACATCCTCAACCTCGGCCACGGCGTCGACCGCGACACGCCCGTCGAGTCCGTGCGGGCGTTCGTCGAGACGGCGAAGTCGATCAGCCGGTAG
- a CDS encoding methyl-accepting chemotaxis protein, with amino-acid sequence MGIPLLNRIRERYGLKLVAALVAALLLTVAVGGVVSADASAQLRDDVQQHMTERTEQRSAQLDAWLTGLTTQARVASDHPALRSDDRAAVESRLDELASEDRAPPGVVAVHYVDATSGTIVTSSDDDLVGVDARAQGAPFAQEDVAFEGADDVLVTDPFRPDVVDFTTVAVATPVDGRSDRLLVYMVNFERQVGGFATADDGTETVVVGEDGTIIAHPDTALIGSDVGETSTFVPDGAFAGATFAETDGQAVAAAPMETTDWSVVVSQPADAAFAVQRGVVSGILGLILVAVISLSLIGVTVGSRTSLSLRRLADKAEAMATGDLDVDLTTGRTDEIGQLYWSFDQMRDSLRERIAEVEEALDEAEAARAEAEAARAEATRTSERLERTAETYGEVMQDVADGDLTRRIDVNDSNEAMATIGVAFNDMVSSIESTIHEVKTFGTEVANAAEAVDSNAAKVKAASEEVNESVAEIADGARTQTESLQDMTGEVNDLSASAEEIAATVDTVADTSEHAAEAGADGRAAAEAAVEELDGIEETTEATQTEVEALNEEMAEIGEIVDVISDIAEQTNLLALNASIEAAHANGEAGDADGFAVVADEVKNLAEETKESASEIEARIESVRERTEDVVSGTQETGQRVAEGVETVEGAIDALEQIADYVEEIDTSIQGIADATDGQADSTERVVESLDEVAAISKQTAEEATGVTDTASRQERTLAEVDDAADELTRRAARLREQLADFEVDDAGADPEPSAAGGRSNALGDGGYEEGGRR; translated from the coding sequence ATGGGCATTCCCCTTCTGAATCGCATACGAGAGCGGTACGGGCTCAAGCTGGTAGCCGCCCTCGTCGCGGCGCTGCTGTTGACGGTCGCGGTCGGCGGTGTGGTGAGCGCCGATGCGTCGGCACAGTTACGCGACGACGTCCAGCAACACATGACGGAGCGGACGGAACAGCGGTCGGCACAGCTCGACGCGTGGCTCACCGGGCTGACGACACAGGCGCGGGTGGCCTCGGACCACCCGGCGCTCCGGAGCGACGACCGGGCGGCCGTCGAGTCGCGGCTCGACGAACTGGCCAGCGAGGATCGGGCGCCGCCGGGGGTCGTGGCGGTCCACTACGTCGACGCCACCTCCGGCACCATCGTGACCAGTTCCGACGACGACCTCGTCGGTGTCGACGCCCGCGCCCAGGGCGCGCCCTTCGCGCAGGAGGACGTCGCCTTCGAGGGCGCCGACGACGTGCTGGTCACCGACCCCTTCCGCCCCGATGTCGTCGACTTCACGACCGTCGCCGTCGCGACGCCCGTCGACGGACGGTCGGACCGACTGCTGGTCTACATGGTCAACTTCGAACGGCAGGTGGGGGGGTTCGCCACCGCTGACGACGGAACCGAGACGGTCGTCGTCGGCGAGGACGGCACGATCATCGCCCACCCGGACACGGCGCTGATCGGTTCGGACGTCGGCGAGACGTCGACGTTCGTCCCCGACGGGGCCTTCGCGGGCGCGACCTTCGCGGAGACCGACGGGCAGGCCGTCGCCGCCGCGCCGATGGAGACCACCGACTGGTCGGTCGTCGTCTCCCAGCCCGCCGACGCGGCCTTCGCCGTCCAGCGGGGCGTCGTCTCGGGGATCCTCGGCCTCATCCTCGTGGCCGTCATCTCCCTGTCCCTGATCGGTGTCACCGTCGGGAGTCGGACCTCGCTGTCCCTGCGGCGGCTGGCGGACAAGGCCGAGGCGATGGCGACCGGCGACCTCGACGTCGACCTGACGACCGGCCGGACCGACGAGATCGGCCAGCTCTACTGGTCGTTCGACCAGATGCGTGACTCCCTCCGGGAGCGCATCGCCGAGGTCGAGGAGGCCCTCGACGAGGCGGAGGCGGCCCGCGCCGAGGCCGAAGCGGCCCGCGCCGAGGCGACTCGCACCAGCGAGCGCCTCGAACGCACCGCCGAGACCTACGGTGAGGTGATGCAGGACGTGGCCGACGGCGACCTCACCCGCCGGATCGACGTGAACGACTCCAACGAGGCGATGGCCACCATCGGCGTCGCGTTCAACGATATGGTCTCCTCGATCGAGTCGACGATCCACGAGGTCAAGACCTTCGGCACGGAGGTCGCCAACGCCGCCGAGGCGGTCGACAGCAACGCCGCCAAAGTCAAGGCCGCGAGCGAGGAGGTCAACGAGTCGGTCGCGGAGATCGCCGACGGGGCGCGCACCCAGACCGAGAGCCTCCAGGACATGACCGGCGAGGTGAACGACCTGTCGGCCAGCGCCGAGGAGATCGCCGCCACCGTCGACACGGTCGCGGATACCTCCGAGCACGCGGCCGAGGCGGGCGCGGACGGCCGCGCCGCCGCCGAGGCCGCCGTCGAGGAACTCGACGGGATCGAGGAGACGACCGAGGCGACCCAGACGGAGGTCGAGGCGCTCAACGAGGAGATGGCCGAGATCGGCGAGATCGTCGACGTCATCTCCGACATCGCCGAGCAGACGAACCTGCTCGCCCTCAACGCCTCCATCGAGGCCGCCCACGCCAACGGCGAGGCGGGCGACGCCGACGGCTTCGCCGTCGTCGCCGACGAGGTGAAGAACCTCGCCGAGGAGACCAAGGAGTCCGCAAGCGAGATCGAAGCCCGGATCGAGTCGGTCCGCGAGCGGACCGAAGACGTCGTCTCCGGCACCCAGGAGACCGGACAGCGCGTCGCCGAGGGCGTCGAGACCGTCGAGGGCGCCATCGACGCGCTCGAACAGATCGCCGACTACGTCGAGGAGATCGACACCAGCATCCAGGGCATCGCCGACGCCACCGACGGCCAGGCCGACTCCACCGAGCGGGTCGTCGAGAGCCTCGACGAGGTGGCGGCGATCAGCAAGCAGACCGCCGAGGAGGCCACCGGCGTGACCGACACCGCCAGCCGGCAGGAGCGGACCCTCGCCGAGGTCGACGACGCGGCCGACGAGCTGACCCGCCGGGCCGCGCGCCTGCGCGAACAGCTCGCCGACTTCGAGGTCGACGACGCGGGCGCGGACCCCGAGCCGTCGGCCGCCGGCGGGCGGTCGAACGCGCTCGGTGACGGCGGCTACGAGGAGGGGGGTCGCCGATGA
- a CDS encoding 2Fe-2S iron-sulfur cluster-binding protein gives MVEVNLVGLGIGAALTLTAVALHLSKGTGWTSTTDISQEVLERRAESVPETDFPEPMNRAIGAGGGGAVAAGAVAGEEEGAELEGGEAAEESGPWDVPDDEAETFEIEFTKEGDTIEVAENETVLEAGEDAGWDMPYACRQGQCVSCAGQITSGGNAEDYVVHDDQQMLDDNELGDGYTLTCVAYPKDDFTIETGEAP, from the coding sequence ATGGTCGAGGTAAATCTGGTGGGGCTGGGTATCGGCGCAGCCCTCACGCTCACGGCCGTTGCCCTCCATCTCTCGAAGGGGACGGGGTGGACCTCCACGACGGACATCAGTCAGGAGGTACTCGAACGGCGGGCCGAGTCGGTGCCCGAGACCGACTTCCCCGAGCCCATGAACCGGGCCATCGGCGCCGGCGGCGGCGGGGCCGTCGCGGCGGGCGCGGTCGCGGGCGAGGAGGAAGGGGCCGAACTCGAAGGCGGCGAGGCGGCCGAGGAGTCCGGGCCGTGGGACGTGCCCGACGACGAGGCCGAGACCTTCGAGATCGAGTTCACCAAGGAGGGCGACACCATCGAGGTGGCCGAAAACGAGACCGTCCTCGAGGCCGGCGAGGACGCGGGCTGGGACATGCCCTACGCCTGTCGACAGGGACAGTGTGTCTCGTGTGCCGGACAGATCACCTCCGGCGGCAACGCCGAGGACTACGTCGTTCACGACGACCAGCAGATGCTCGACGACAACGAACTCGGCGACGGCTACACGCTGACCTGCGTGGCCTACCCGAAGGACGACTTCACCATCGAGACCGGCGAGGCGCCCTAG
- the gnd gene encoding phosphogluconate dehydrogenase (NAD(+)-dependent, decarboxylating), which yields MQLGVIGLGRMGRIVVDRVLAAGHEVVAFDIDEEAVASAAEAGAEPADSIVDLADRLGDGKRIWLMVPAGDPVDAALDELEPRLSDADVVVDGGNSHFEDSVRRAETTDAAYLDCGTSGGPAGAELGFSLMIGGPEWAYDELVPVFDAVATGPDGHDRMGPAGSGHYVKMVHNGVEYALMQAYGEGFELLHEGRYDLDLEAVARTWNNGAVIRSWLLELCEEAFREEGTDLDDVADHVAGGSTGTWTVREALEREVPVPLIHGALAERFGSRRDRFSRRLANRLRYGFGRHEVARREE from the coding sequence ATGCAACTGGGCGTCATCGGGCTGGGACGGATGGGACGGATCGTCGTCGATCGAGTGCTCGCGGCCGGCCACGAGGTCGTCGCGTTCGACATCGACGAGGAAGCGGTGGCGTCGGCCGCCGAGGCCGGTGCGGAGCCGGCCGACTCGATCGTCGACCTCGCGGACCGCCTCGGCGACGGGAAGCGGATCTGGCTGATGGTACCCGCGGGCGATCCGGTGGACGCCGCCCTCGACGAACTCGAACCGCGGCTGTCGGACGCGGACGTGGTCGTCGACGGTGGCAACTCCCACTTCGAGGATTCGGTCCGGCGAGCGGAGACGACCGACGCCGCCTACCTCGACTGCGGGACGAGCGGCGGGCCCGCCGGCGCCGAGTTGGGGTTCTCGCTCATGATCGGCGGCCCCGAGTGGGCCTACGACGAACTGGTTCCGGTCTTCGACGCCGTCGCCACCGGCCCGGACGGCCACGACCGGATGGGGCCGGCCGGGTCGGGTCACTACGTGAAGATGGTCCACAACGGCGTCGAGTACGCGCTGATGCAGGCCTACGGCGAGGGGTTCGAACTGCTCCACGAGGGCCGGTACGACCTGGACCTGGAGGCGGTCGCGCGGACCTGGAACAACGGCGCGGTGATCCGCTCGTGGCTGCTGGAACTCTGCGAGGAGGCGTTCCGCGAGGAGGGCACCGACTTGGACGACGTGGCCGACCACGTCGCCGGCGGATCGACGGGGACGTGGACGGTCCGGGAGGCACTGGAGCGGGAGGTGCCGGTCCCGCTGATCCACGGGGCGCTCGCCGAGCGGTTCGGCTCGCGCCGGGACCGGTTCTCGCGGCGCCTGGCCAACCGCCTGCGCTACGGGTTCGGCCGCCACGAGGTCGCGCGACGCGAGGAGTGA
- a CDS encoding DoxX family protein, translating into MAFDTAGAGVAFLLARVLFGVVLAFTGLNHFLNAEGMIGYAQAKGIPAASLGVPVSGGLLIAGGLGIVLGVYPTLAAGAIAVFLAAATPTMHDFWNAPEEEYQNEFNNFLKNVALLGGALAFLVFASETWPLAANVGI; encoded by the coding sequence ATGGCCTTCGACACCGCCGGTGCGGGCGTGGCCTTCCTGCTCGCCCGCGTCCTCTTCGGCGTCGTCCTGGCGTTCACCGGGTTGAACCACTTCCTGAACGCCGAGGGGATGATCGGCTACGCGCAGGCCAAGGGCATCCCCGCGGCGTCCCTCGGCGTCCCCGTCTCCGGTGGCCTGCTGATCGCCGGCGGTCTGGGCATCGTCCTCGGCGTCTACCCGACGCTCGCGGCCGGCGCCATCGCCGTCTTCCTCGCCGCCGCGACGCCGACGATGCACGACTTCTGGAACGCCCCCGAGGAGGAGTACCAGAACGAGTTCAACAACTTCCTGAAGAACGTCGCCCTCCTCGGTGGCGCGCTCGCCTTCCTCGTGTTCGCCAGCGAGACGTGGCCGCTCGCGGCCAACGTCGGCATCTGA